The Streptomyces durmitorensis genome contains the following window.
GCGAGGAGCACCTGGGCCGCCGGTTCGGCCAGCTCGTCCGCGAGCGCGGCGGCGACCTGTTCGGGCCGGATGTCGTCGGGGTCGGGGAAGTCCCCGGAGAGGGCGTGGAAGGCGCGGTTCGACGCGTACAGGGCGGTGAGCTCGGTGAGCAGCTCACCGGGGAGTGCGCCGTCCTCCGCGGAGGTGAGCGGTTCGAGGATCATGCGGCGCAGGTTAGCCGTGTTCCTTTGCCGCCAGGGATTTGAAGGCCCGCGTCTGGTCCACGATCGCGCGCTCCGTGGGGAGGCGTTCGATCGACGAGGCGCCGAAGAAGCCGACGATTCCCGTGGTGCGGGACAGGACGTGGGCCGCGTCCTGAGGTTCCGCGATGGGGCCGCCGTGGCACAGGACCAGGATGTCGGGGTTCACGCGCTTGGCCGCGTCGTGCATCTCCTGGACCGCCGTCGCCGCCTGGTCCAGGGTCAGGGCCGTGCCCGCGCCGATCGCGCCCTTCGTCGTCAGGCCCACGTGGGGGACCAGGACGTCCGCGCCCGCCCGCGCCATGTCCGCCGCCTGGCCGGGGTCGAAGACGTACGGGGTCGTCAGGAGGTCGCGGGCGTGGGCCTCGCGGATCATGTCGACCTCCAGGCCGTACCCCATGCCCGTCTCTTCGAGGTTGGTGCGGAACGTGCCGTCGTACAGGCCGACCGTCGGGAAGTTCTGTACGCCGGTGAAGCCCATCCCCTTCAGCTCGTCGAGGAAGCGGCCCATGTCCCGGAACGGGTCGGTGCCGCAGACCCCGGCGAGGACCGGGGTGTCCTTGACCACCGGGAGCACCTCCCTGGCCATGTCCACCACGATGGCGTTCGCGTCGCCGTACGGGAGCAGTCCCGCGAGGGAGCCGCGGCCCGCCATGCGGTAGCGGCCCGAGTTGTAGATGATCAGGAGGTCCACGCCGCCCTCCTCCGCGCACTTGGCGGACAGGCCCGTGCCCGCTCCCGCTCCGATCACCGGACTGCCCTTCGCCACCTGGGAGTTGAGGCGCGCCAGTGCTTCCTTGCGGGTGATCTGTGTCATCAGCTTCTCCTCGGGTGAAGTCGTGCGGCACGGCGATGCGGGGGTCACGGCGGCTCGTGGCTCACGGCGGGGCGTGGGTCACGGCGTCCGCTTCAGCGCGCGTGCGGTGATCAGTTCGTCCAGGCGGTCCGCCATCGTCACCGCGAACTCCGCGTCGTTGATGTGCGCGTCCACCTCATGGAGCCGTACGCCGCTGCCCCGCACCGTCGTCCGCAGCGCGCCGAGCCCGGCCTCGTCCGCCGCCGGGTCCTCGAAAGGGCCGCCCTCGACGTCCACCGCGGAGACCCCGCGCAGCGGCCAGAAGAACTCGACGGGGCCGCGCGCGGCGGCGAGCTTGTGGCCGAGGGTGGTGCCGAGCGCGGCCATCTCGTCGGCCGTCGTGCGCATCAGGGTGACCGTGGGGTTGTGCACGAGGAGCGTGCGGTCCGCGAAGTGGGGCGGGACCGTCGACGCGGGGCCGAAGTTGACCATGTCGAGGGCGCCGGGGGCGACCACCTGCGGGATGCCCGCGCGGCCCGCCGCGGTGAGGCGCTCGGGGCCCGCGGAGAGGACGCCGCCGACCAGTTCGTCGGCGAGTTCGGTGGTCGTCAGGTCCAGTACGCCGTCCAGGAGGCCGTCGGAGGCCAGCTTCTCCACCGCACGGCCGCCCGCGCCCGTCGCGTGGAAGACGAGCACCTCGTAACCGAGTTGGTCGAGGCGGGCGCGGGCCGCGTCGATCGCGGGCGTCGTCACGCCGAACATCGTCGCGGCGACCACCTTGCGGCCCTGGCCCGCCAGTTCGTCGTGGTTGCGCTCGAAGCGGCGGGCCATGCCCGCGGCGGCCGCCGCCGCGTTGCCCAGGACCTGCCGGGAGACCGCGTTGATGCCGGAGATGTCCACGACGCTGTACATGAGCGTGATGTCGCTGCTGCCGACGTACGGCGCCACATCACCGCCCGCCATCGTGCTGACCAGCACCTTCGGCACCCCGATCGGCAGCGCGCGCATCGCCTGCGCGGCGATCGACGAGCCGCCGCTGCCCCCGGCGGCGAGCACCGCGTGCAGCTCGCCCTTGCGGTGCAGGTCCAGGACCACCTCGGTCACGCCGTCCGCCATCGCCGCGACGGCCGCGCCCCGTTCGCCCGCGGTGCGCAGCTCGGCCAGGTCGTGCCCGGCCGCGCGGGCCACGGTGTCGGCCGTGACGTCGGGGGCGGGGGCCTGGGCGGGCGGGGGCAGTATGCCGGTGTCGACGAGCAGGGTGTCGCTGCCGTACTCCCTGAGCCGCTCGCGCAGCCAGGCGTACTCCGCGCCTTTGGTGTCGAGCGTCCCGACCAGCACCACGGTCGCCATGGCCCTCACACTCCCTCAAGTGGTGGGTGGTGCTGCCGATCCTGCTGCCGCCGCCGCGCGGAAGCAATGACCGCAGGGCCGGTCGACGGGGGCGGCGGACATGAGAGGGCCCCCCGGCGGAGATACCGCCGCGGACACACTAGGGCCCCCGGCGGAGATACCGCCGGGGGCCCTAGTGAACGTGGCTGTGAACCTCAGAGGCTATGAACCTCAGACGTTGACGCCGAAGTCCTGCGCGATGCCGACGAGGCCGGACGCGTAGCCCTGGCCCACCGCGCGGAACTTCCACTCCGCACCGCTGCGGTACAGCTCGCCGAAGACCATGGCGGTCTCGGTGGCGGCGTCCTCGCTCAGGTCATAGCGGGCGATCTCGGTGCCACCGGCCTGGTTGATGATGCGGATGAAGGCGTTGCGCACCTGGCCGAAGTTCTGCGAGCGGTTCTCCGCGTCGTAGATCGAGACCGGGAAGACGATCTTGTCGATGTCGGCCGGGAGGCCCGCCAGGTTGACCTTGATCTGCTCGTCGTCGCCCTCGCCCTCACCCGTGACGTTGTCACCGGTGTGCTCGATGGTCTGGTCCGGCGTCACCTTGTTGTTGAAGAAGACGAAGTGCTGGTCCGAGAAGACCTTGCCCTGCGGGTTCACCGCGATGGCCGAGGCGTCCAGGTCGAAGTCGGTGCCAGTGGTGGTACGGACGTCCCAGCCGAGGCCCACGGTGACGGCGGTCAGGCCCGGAGCCTCCTTGGTGAGCGAGACGTTGCCACCCTTGGACAGGCTTACTGCCATTGTTGGGAGTCCCTTCCCTCGTTGCGTACGAACGGGCTTCGTACTGGGGACGAAGCTACCGTCACCCCTATGAACGTCGACCGGGGTCCCAGAGGTTCCAGGTCCTTTTACTTTCTTTACTCATCTCTTGCGCCCCTCCCGTCACAAGCGGGGCGCGCCGCAAATACGGGTGACGTGGACCGGACAGACGCGGGACCATAGGACTCATGTCCGGTCCCTATGTCATCCGCGGCTCCGTCTGTCTGCCCGAGGCCGAGCTCATGTGGCGCTTCTCCAGGTCCTCCGGGCCGGGCGGTCAGCACGTCAACACCAGCGATTCGCAGGTGGAGCTGCGCTTCGACCTGGCCGGCACGGAAGCGCTGCCTCCGGTGTGGAAGGAGCGCGCCCTTGAGCGGCTCGCGAACCGGCTCGTCGGCGGCGTCGTCAGCGTGCGGGCCTCCGAGCACCGTTCCCAGTGGCGCAACCGCGAGATGGCGGCCACCCGCCTCGCCTCGCTGCTCGCCGAGGCCACCGCGCCGCCGCCCCGGCCCCGCCGCGCCACGAAGATCCCCCGGGGGATCAACGAGCGGCGGCTGCGCGAGAAGAAGCAGCGCAGCCAGACCAAGCGGGGCCGCGCGGGGGAGGGCTGGGGCTGAACACCGAGGCCCGGAGCTGAATCCCGGCCCGGCCGCAAAGGTGCGCGAGCAAAGACCGCGCAGCCCGGATCCGTCAGCCCAGCTGTCGGTACTTCCCCTTGAAATACATCAGCGGGCCCCCGTCGGCGCTCGGCAGATCAGCCGAAAGTACTCGCCCGATGACGAGGGTGTGATCACCCGCCGTCACTGTCTGTTCGGTCCGGCATTCCAGCGTCGCGAGCGCCCCGCCGACCAAGGGCGCCCCTGACGTCTCTCCCCTTGCGTAGGGGATGTCCTCGAAGAGCAGCCGGTCGCTGATCCTGCCCTTCATCGCGAACCGGCCCGCGATGTGGCGCTGGCTCTCGGAGAGCACCGAGACGCCCCACAGCGGCTGCTCGTCGAGCAGGTCGTCCATCCGGGAGCCCTCACGCAGGCTGACCAGCACGAGCGGCGGGTCGAGGGACACGGAGAGGAAGGCCGTCGCGGTCATGCCGACGTCCTCGCCGACCGGTGCCTGCGGGTCGTCCGCGTCCAGGGACGGCTCGCAGGCGGTCACCAGGACCACGCCCGCGGCGAGCCGGGACATGGCGGCGCGGAACTGTTCGTTGCTCACCCCCACAGGATGCCCGTCGGGGGACGGGACGCGTGGGGAGGGAGGTGCTGGGGGAGTCGCTGGAGCGCTCTCCGGAGATGTCTTCAGTACGGGAACCACGGGAGCGACGCTAGCCCTGCCGCCCCCGTCACCACATCGGGCCCTGGGCCGAGACCAGGCCTAGGACCGATGGCCGAGGCGGCCGCCGGGGCCCTCACCGGGCCCTCACCGGGCACGCTTCGGGCAAGTGGACTGGACCAACGAAGGCTTCCCATCTGTGACTTGAGTCACAGGACCCATATTTTGTTGACCCTGTGTACCGAGTGAGCTGCTCGCTGTGATTCAGTGACCGTGGCAATCAGACACTGAGAGAACTCAGGTACTGAGAGAACAGTAAGGGCGCTGCGAATCCTGGAGTTGCTGTCGAGGTCTCGGGGAGAGCGAGCAATGGAGACCGAGTCGGAGCCGTACGTCCGTCTTGCGACCCTGCGGCAGCTGCATCAGGTGGTGGCGGATCTCAACACGGCCCGGAGCCTGGCGGACACGCTGCAGACCGTCGCCGACGGCGTGGTCAACGGCCTTGGCTATGAGCTGGCGTGCGTCAATCTCGTGCGCCCTGACGGCGATCTCGTCGTCGCCGCCTTCGCGGGCAACACCGCCGCCGAGGCGCTCATCACCGGCCGGGTCGGCTCCCGTGACGCCTGGGAGAAGCGGCTCTCCATGGGCGAGGCCTGGGGCGCCCTGAGGTTCATCTCGTACACCGAGGGCTGGGTCCTCGACGAGGACGACGTCCCGCAGTGGTACACCGACGGACCCGAGCCCCGCTTCGAGGACGAGTGGCACCCCGCCGACCGCCTCTTCGCCCCGATGTACGCCACCGGCGCCGCCGGCGGCGAACTGCTCGGCGTGATCTCCGTGGACCGGCCGCGCAACGGCCGCAGGCCCGGCGCCTGGGGCCGCGAGGCCCTCCAGATGTACGCCTTCCAGGCCGCCATCGCGATCAGCAACGCACGGCTCCGCGCCAACATGCAGCGCGCCCTGGTCCGCCTGGAGCGCGAGCAGCAGGCGCTGCGGGCCAGCGAGGAGTCCTTCCGGCAGGCCTTCGAGTACGCGCCGTCCGGCATGGCCATCGCCGAGATGGGCGGCGACCAGCACGGGCGGATCCTGCGCACGAACGACGCCCTGTGCCGCCTGCTCGGCCGCCCCGCGTCCGCGATGCGCCGCTATTCGTTCTCCGACCTGGTCCACCCCGAGGACATCGGCACACTCCTGCGGACCTCCGCCGAGGGAGGCCGCGCCGAGCTGCGCCTCGCGCGGCGCGACGGGACGTACGTCTGGGTCTCCCTGCGCAACTCGGTCGTCGCGGACGCGGCGGACGGGCCGCGCTTCCTCCTGACCCACGTCGAGGACATAGAGGAGCGCAAGCGCCGCGAGCTCCAGCTCGCGCACCGCGCGTCGCACGACTCCCTCACCGGCCTGCCGAACTCCGCCGAGCTGCGCTCGCGCCTCAGCGCCCGGCTCTGTCGCAGGCCGCACGCGGGTCAGCCGAGCGCGGTGGACTCGCTGGACGCGGCGTACGACGGCGTGTACGACGCGGACGGGCAGCACAGCTTCGACTACGGCTCGAACAACGCGCACGCCCTCCAGCAGGGCGGCGAGGGCTTCGATCACCACGTGCACACCGTCGCGCCGCCCGAGGGGCACGGTGACACGGACGACGGCACCAAGGGCCTCGCGGTGCTCTTCTGCGACCTCGACGGCTTCAAGTCGATCAACGACCGCTTCGGGCACCACACCGGTGACGCCGTCCTCATAGAGGTGGCGAGGCGGCTGACCAGCGGCGTCCGCGACGGGGACACGGTCGCCAGGCTCGGCGGCGACGAGTTCGTCGTCCTCGCCGACGGCCTGGGCCGCGCCGACGCGCAGGACCTCGCGGTGCGGCTGCGGAACGCGATCATCCCGCCGATCCGGGTGGACGGGCGTGCGGTCCGGGTAGGGGCCAGTTTCGGCATCGGCTGGGCGCACTGCGGGATGTCGGCGGACGAAGTCTTGCACTCCGCTGACCAGCGGATGTACGTGGAGAAACGGTCACGTGCCAAGCAGCACAGGCGGGCGGGCTGAGGGTCCGGATGAGGTCAACGCCACCCCGTGACCTCACTCGGAGCGGGTAGGCTCCCCCGGTCAGCGATGTGAGGGAGTGACCTGGGAATGACGCCCGGCAATAACGGCGAACCTACGCCGAACGCGCCAGAGGGCGACGAGGACGTGTTCGGCTATCTGTACGAAGACGGACAGGCGGCCGGCGCCACCCCGCCCAGCGGCGGGGGCGGCTACGGATACCCGGGCACCCGGTCCTCGTACAACCAGGTGCGCGCGGTCGGCGACCGCCGCCCGAACGCCTACGGCACGCAGGCCGCGCCCACGTACGGCCAGCAGGTGCCCCCGCAGCAGCAGGCCTACGGCCAGCCGAACGCGCACTACGCCGCCCCGGAGACGCAGCCCGGCGGAGCCCCCGCGGGCCCGCAGTACACCCCGGCGTCCCGCGGCTCCGGCGGCCGCGGCGGCGGCCCCAACACCAAGGGCCTCCTGATCGCGGCGATCGCGGTCGTCGCGGTCGTCGCCATCGGGATCGCCGCGGCGATGCTGTCCGGCGGCGGCGACGAGGGCGGCGACAAGGAAGCGGGCGGCGGCTCGACGCAGGGCGAGACGGTCAAGCCCAGCGAGAAGCCGACCAAGGACCCGGCGGACCCGGTCGAGCTCCCGAAGACGGACGCGAAGGCGCTGAAGCTGGAGGGCGGCACGACGACGGCCTCGGACATAGAGGGCGCCGAGTCCGCGGGCGGTGCCTACGTGTCCGGGTTCGACAAGGTCGGTGCCCAGGTGACGTGGACCGTCAACGGCATCCCCAAGGCCGGCTCGTACAGCCTCCACGTGAAGTACGGCGTCCCCGGCAAGGACTCCAACGCCACGATCCTCGTCAACGGCAAGAAGCAGACCCGTCCCCTGAACATGGAGAACTTCGCGAAGGCGGATGAGGGGGACTGGGAGAAGGGCTGGACCAACACCTGGGCGGTGGTCCAGCTCAACAAGGGCACCAACGCGGTCACGCTCACCTGCGCCCAGAGCGACCTGTGCGGGACGACCGGGGCGAACATCGACCAGATGTGGCTCGTGGAGGGCAGCAACGGCTGACCCTCCACCGCCCGCCCGGGGTCACTCCTGGGGCTTCAGGAGCCCCAGGAACCCCGCCACCGTCCCGGCCATCGCCTCGCGAGCCGGGGCGAGGTATTTCCGGGGGTCTACGCCCTGCTCGTGGGTGGTGAGGTACTCCCGGACCGCTCCCGTGAACGCCGTGTTCAGGGCCGTGCCCACGTTGATCTTCACCATGCCTGCTGCGATCGCCGCCCGGATCTCGTTGTCCGGTACGCCACTTGAGCCGTGGAGTACCAGCGGGACCGGGACGGCGGCCGTGAGGGCGGCTATCAACTCGTGGTCCAGCGTTGCCGTGCGGGACGTCATCGCGTGCGAGGAGCCGACCGCCACCGCGAGGGCGTCCACGCCTGTGTCCGACACGTAGGACGCCGCTTCCGTGGGGTCCGTGCGGACGCCCGGAGCGTGTGCGTCCAAGGGGGCCTCGCCCTCCTTGCCGCCCACCTTGCCCAGTTCCGCCTCGATCCAGATGCCGCGCTCGTGGCCCCAACGCACCGCGTCCGCCGTCGCCTTGACGTTCTCGCCGTACGGCAGCTTCGACGCGTCGAACATCACCGAGCTGAAGCCGTCGGGGTGTGCGGCCCGCATGAGTTCCGGGTCCGTGACGTGGTCCAGGTGCAGGGAGAGCGGGGACGAGGAACTCTTCGCCACCGCTGCTGCCGCCGCCGCGATCGCGGACAGGTTGCCGCCGTGGAACTTCACGGCGTTCTCGGAGATCTGGAGGATCGCGGGGCTGCCCGCCTGCTCGGCGCCCGCGGCGATCGCCTCCGCGTGCTCCAGCGTGATCACGTTGAACGCGGCGACTCCGCGCCCCGCGGTGCGCGCGTCGGCTACCAGGTCGCCGGTGGATACGAGTGGCACGATGAATGTCCCCAATTCCTGGGCCGGTACGGCCCGTTGTGCGTCGCCCACGCGGTGACGCGTGCCGTCACGCCGCGGTGGCCTCCCCGGTCACCGCGACCCGCGTGAGCAGGTCTTCGTACACAGAGGGCACGAACTCGCCCGCCACGGGGGACGACACCGTCGCCGCCGAGAGGGCCACGGCGCGTGCGAGGCGCTCGGGCCACGGGAGTTGCTCCACCAGGGCGGAGAGCAGGCCCGCCACCGCCGAGTCACCGGCGCCGGTCGGATTGCCGCGCACGAGGGCGGGCGGGGCCGCCTGCCAGGTGCCCTCCGGTGTGACGGCACGCAGGCCCTCCGCGCCCAGCGACGCCACCACCGCGTGCGCGCCCCTGCGGCGGGCGTCACGGGCCGCCTGGGCGGGCTCGTGGGAGCCGGTCAG
Protein-coding sequences here:
- a CDS encoding phosphoenolpyruvate hydrolase family protein yields the protein MTQITRKEALARLNSQVAKGSPVIGAGAGTGLSAKCAEEGGVDLLIIYNSGRYRMAGRGSLAGLLPYGDANAIVVDMAREVLPVVKDTPVLAGVCGTDPFRDMGRFLDELKGMGFTGVQNFPTVGLYDGTFRTNLEETGMGYGLEVDMIREAHARDLLTTPYVFDPGQAADMARAGADVLVPHVGLTTKGAIGAGTALTLDQAATAVQEMHDAAKRVNPDILVLCHGGPIAEPQDAAHVLSRTTGIVGFFGASSIERLPTERAIVDQTRAFKSLAAKEHG
- a CDS encoding Tm-1-like ATP-binding domain-containing protein, translated to MATVVLVGTLDTKGAEYAWLRERLREYGSDTLLVDTGILPPPAQAPAPDVTADTVARAAGHDLAELRTAGERGAAVAAMADGVTEVVLDLHRKGELHAVLAAGGSGGSSIAAQAMRALPIGVPKVLVSTMAGGDVAPYVGSSDITLMYSVVDISGINAVSRQVLGNAAAAAAGMARRFERNHDELAGQGRKVVAATMFGVTTPAIDAARARLDQLGYEVLVFHATGAGGRAVEKLASDGLLDGVLDLTTTELADELVGGVLSAGPERLTAAGRAGIPQVVAPGALDMVNFGPASTVPPHFADRTLLVHNPTVTLMRTTADEMAALGTTLGHKLAAARGPVEFFWPLRGVSAVDVEGGPFEDPAADEAGLGALRTTVRGSGVRLHEVDAHINDAEFAVTMADRLDELITARALKRTP
- a CDS encoding TerD family protein translates to MAVSLSKGGNVSLTKEAPGLTAVTVGLGWDVRTTTGTDFDLDASAIAVNPQGKVFSDQHFVFFNNKVTPDQTIEHTGDNVTGEGEGDDEQIKVNLAGLPADIDKIVFPVSIYDAENRSQNFGQVRNAFIRIINQAGGTEIARYDLSEDAATETAMVFGELYRSGAEWKFRAVGQGYASGLVGIAQDFGVNV
- the arfB gene encoding alternative ribosome rescue aminoacyl-tRNA hydrolase ArfB — protein: MSGPYVIRGSVCLPEAELMWRFSRSSGPGGQHVNTSDSQVELRFDLAGTEALPPVWKERALERLANRLVGGVVSVRASEHRSQWRNREMAATRLASLLAEATAPPPRPRRATKIPRGINERRLREKKQRSQTKRGRAGEGWG
- a CDS encoding flavin reductase family protein, with the translated sequence MSRLAAGVVLVTACEPSLDADDPQAPVGEDVGMTATAFLSVSLDPPLVLVSLREGSRMDDLLDEQPLWGVSVLSESQRHIAGRFAMKGRISDRLLFEDIPYARGETSGAPLVGGALATLECRTEQTVTAGDHTLVIGRVLSADLPSADGGPLMYFKGKYRQLG
- the cdgB gene encoding diguanylate cyclase CdgB, translated to METESEPYVRLATLRQLHQVVADLNTARSLADTLQTVADGVVNGLGYELACVNLVRPDGDLVVAAFAGNTAAEALITGRVGSRDAWEKRLSMGEAWGALRFISYTEGWVLDEDDVPQWYTDGPEPRFEDEWHPADRLFAPMYATGAAGGELLGVISVDRPRNGRRPGAWGREALQMYAFQAAIAISNARLRANMQRALVRLEREQQALRASEESFRQAFEYAPSGMAIAEMGGDQHGRILRTNDALCRLLGRPASAMRRYSFSDLVHPEDIGTLLRTSAEGGRAELRLARRDGTYVWVSLRNSVVADAADGPRFLLTHVEDIEERKRRELQLAHRASHDSLTGLPNSAELRSRLSARLCRRPHAGQPSAVDSLDAAYDGVYDADGQHSFDYGSNNAHALQQGGEGFDHHVHTVAPPEGHGDTDDGTKGLAVLFCDLDGFKSINDRFGHHTGDAVLIEVARRLTSGVRDGDTVARLGGDEFVVLADGLGRADAQDLAVRLRNAIIPPIRVDGRAVRVGASFGIGWAHCGMSADEVLHSADQRMYVEKRSRAKQHRRAG
- a CDS encoding CBM35 domain-containing protein is translated as MTPGNNGEPTPNAPEGDEDVFGYLYEDGQAAGATPPSGGGGYGYPGTRSSYNQVRAVGDRRPNAYGTQAAPTYGQQVPPQQQAYGQPNAHYAAPETQPGGAPAGPQYTPASRGSGGRGGGPNTKGLLIAAIAVVAVVAIGIAAAMLSGGGDEGGDKEAGGGSTQGETVKPSEKPTKDPADPVELPKTDAKALKLEGGTTTASDIEGAESAGGAYVSGFDKVGAQVTWTVNGIPKAGSYSLHVKYGVPGKDSNATILVNGKKQTRPLNMENFAKADEGDWEKGWTNTWAVVQLNKGTNAVTLTCAQSDLCGTTGANIDQMWLVEGSNG
- a CDS encoding class II fructose-bisphosphate aldolase, with the translated sequence MPLVSTGDLVADARTAGRGVAAFNVITLEHAEAIAAGAEQAGSPAILQISENAVKFHGGNLSAIAAAAAAVAKSSSSPLSLHLDHVTDPELMRAAHPDGFSSVMFDASKLPYGENVKATADAVRWGHERGIWIEAELGKVGGKEGEAPLDAHAPGVRTDPTEAASYVSDTGVDALAVAVGSSHAMTSRTATLDHELIAALTAAVPVPLVLHGSSGVPDNEIRAAIAAGMVKINVGTALNTAFTGAVREYLTTHEQGVDPRKYLAPAREAMAGTVAGFLGLLKPQE